In Dasania marina DSM 21967, one genomic interval encodes:
- a CDS encoding response regulator transcription factor — protein sequence MNSTNSNTQSLFNRFSHHAAELVASTGNNDFSGKLINMLKVLTAANDGTIFVYLEGKMPTVEYFDPPDKGGSINLDIYSKGAFLLDPYYLAGFDKQYGCFSLKELAPNAFKKTEYYNTYFRLSGVHDECGYVLPIGDNSFVNISLNKTTNKDKFYKKDVNILKDILPFIQSITTKHWGNGSNDAPASHKNLRKPLQSALDCFGNSILTERESQVINKVLRGYSTKAMAEKLSISNETVKLHKKHAYAKLDINSQSELFHLFLDSLMSVDEYKGGDTLSDYL from the coding sequence ATGAATAGCACAAATAGCAACACACAATCCTTATTTAACCGCTTCAGCCACCATGCTGCCGAGCTAGTCGCGAGCACAGGTAATAACGACTTTTCCGGCAAGCTCATTAACATGCTTAAGGTGTTAACGGCAGCCAACGATGGCACTATCTTTGTCTATCTCGAGGGTAAAATGCCCACAGTTGAATACTTTGATCCGCCCGACAAAGGCGGCAGTATCAACTTAGACATATACAGCAAAGGTGCATTTTTACTAGACCCTTATTATCTGGCTGGTTTTGACAAACAATACGGCTGCTTTTCACTTAAAGAGCTAGCCCCCAACGCCTTTAAAAAAACCGAATACTACAACACCTATTTCCGGCTTTCTGGTGTCCATGATGAGTGTGGCTACGTACTACCGATAGGCGACAATAGCTTTGTTAACATCTCTTTAAATAAAACCACGAACAAAGATAAATTTTATAAAAAAGATGTGAACATCTTAAAAGATATATTGCCTTTCATACAGTCCATAACCACAAAGCACTGGGGCAATGGCAGCAATGACGCGCCGGCCAGCCACAAGAATTTACGCAAACCCTTGCAGTCAGCTTTAGATTGTTTTGGCAACAGCATACTCACCGAGCGCGAAAGCCAAGTCATCAATAAAGTTTTACGCGGTTACAGCACTAAAGCCATGGCTGAAAAGCTGTCCATCTCTAACGAAACCGTCAAGCTACATAAAAAACATGCTTACGCTAAATTAGACATCAATTCACAGTCAGAATTATTTCACCTCTTCCTCGACTCCCTAATGAGTGTGGACGAGTACAAAGGTGGCGACACCTTATCCGACTATTTATAA
- a CDS encoding tetratricopeptide repeat-containing sulfotransferase family protein, producing MTTQIKMNEQQTLQKLLKQGFEALKRGEIREASAYCQQILHIQPDLVQGHFLVGLVALEAKDRKMAYHAFGSVTKLQKDHTAAWAQLARLYMSEGQVNMADNALTEATKHSTQDPMILDVLGAVYSRIDEHQKSAECFKKAYELAPTNPSYMLNYANNMIFRGEIEQGAKLLEEVFNVDINNPQAHWTLSGAKKAKNTEHIEVMQSQLKKHQGKLHPRAIAYYQYAVGKESEDLQLWDQAINSINIAAKARRATIEYDERSEIEAFDFLEQEYTREWFDNLEDGNPDPSPIFVLGQPRTGTTLVERIITSHSQVHSAGELQQFALSVRRLGKLDDPRRYSKKLFEKAMRLSPKQLGSMYLHTTQKLTGDSPRFVDKLPLNYLMLPLILKALPNAKIIHLTRNPMDACFASYKQLFGDAYMHSYDQAEMARHHARYRRLMDVWRERFPGQFFDISYESTASDLEPNARALINFLELPWEDACLHFHEQKAAVSTASSVQVREPAHTRSIGRWKRYEQQLSTMMSTLHEQGVPIDN from the coding sequence ATGACTACACAAATAAAAATGAATGAACAACAAACGCTGCAAAAACTATTAAAGCAAGGGTTTGAGGCTTTAAAGAGAGGCGAAATACGTGAAGCTTCCGCCTATTGCCAACAGATTTTACATATCCAACCAGATTTAGTACAAGGGCATTTTTTAGTAGGGCTGGTTGCTCTAGAGGCCAAAGACAGAAAAATGGCTTACCACGCCTTTGGCTCTGTTACTAAGCTACAAAAAGATCACACGGCGGCATGGGCGCAACTAGCCAGGTTATATATGTCTGAAGGCCAGGTTAATATGGCCGATAACGCTCTAACAGAAGCCACCAAACACTCAACTCAAGACCCCATGATCCTAGATGTATTAGGCGCAGTTTACTCAAGGATTGATGAGCACCAAAAGTCGGCCGAGTGTTTCAAAAAAGCCTACGAACTTGCCCCCACTAATCCCAGCTACATGCTCAACTATGCCAATAACATGATTTTCAGAGGGGAGATAGAACAAGGTGCAAAGTTACTTGAAGAAGTTTTTAACGTTGACATCAATAACCCACAGGCTCACTGGACACTATCAGGCGCAAAAAAAGCAAAAAACACTGAGCACATCGAAGTCATGCAATCCCAGCTAAAAAAACACCAAGGCAAGTTACATCCTAGAGCTATCGCCTATTATCAATACGCCGTAGGTAAAGAGTCTGAAGACTTACAGCTATGGGATCAGGCCATTAACTCCATCAACATCGCCGCCAAAGCACGACGAGCCACAATAGAATACGACGAAAGGTCTGAAATAGAAGCATTCGATTTTCTAGAACAGGAATATACCCGCGAATGGTTTGACAACCTAGAAGACGGTAACCCCGACCCTTCTCCAATCTTTGTATTAGGACAGCCTCGCACCGGTACCACGCTGGTAGAGCGCATTATAACTAGCCACTCACAAGTACATTCAGCAGGTGAACTGCAACAATTTGCCCTCTCCGTGCGCAGGCTTGGTAAATTAGACGACCCCAGAAGATATTCAAAAAAACTATTCGAAAAAGCCATGCGCCTATCGCCAAAGCAATTAGGCAGCATGTACTTACACACCACCCAAAAATTAACAGGTGATTCGCCGCGCTTTGTCGATAAGCTGCCGCTTAACTACCTCATGCTACCTCTAATACTAAAAGCGCTACCCAATGCAAAAATAATTCACTTAACGCGTAACCCTATGGATGCCTGCTTTGCTAGCTACAAACAATTATTTGGCGATGCCTACATGCATTCATACGACCAAGCTGAAATGGCCAGGCACCACGCCCGCTATAGACGATTGATGGACGTATGGCGTGAGCGCTTCCCCGGCCAATTTTTTGATATATCCTATGAATCCACCGCTAGCGACCTAGAGCCCAACGCTAGAGCCTTAATCAACTTTTTAGAACTACCTTGGGAAGACGCCTGCTTGCACTTTCATGAGCAAAAAGCCGCCGTATCTACCGCTAGCTCGGTACAAGTGCGCGAGCCCGCACACACGCGCTCTATAGGCCGTTGGAAGCGCTATGAGCAACAACTTTCTACCATGATGAGTACACTACACGAGCAGGGGGTGCCTATTGATAACTAA
- a CDS encoding TonB-dependent receptor, with amino-acid sequence MATSLTPSAFAQELEEVMVTATKRSESVQDVPLAITAFSGNFTKDVNMDDVKDLVSFTPGVTGNSQDSFIDAISIRGIRTQDFGIGGDPSAAFFKNDLYEGRNGSAVTSLFDMERSEILRGPQGFLFGRNSIGGAFSVHTQKAQIGGTDGYVDVDLGENEHRTIEAAQNVPVNDNFAMRFAGYYSHEGGVIENQYRGDSRSKRSNPNSSPDAVADSAFLDYDGDDLISHEKAALRFSTTYEKDQLMVQTFVEYETRKQSGSVYRAVQEGDTWDKLTAAIPELDPLKGGEFDLDSDLGQGDDDDADILTLGLKIEYDFDFATLTSNTGYKDHDYYYNEDYDGTPLYLSNYGQDQEGDYFQQEFRLTSNTDGALSWYAGASYYKEEIETTFLLNSSEDHMCQIYGYLYSGYEYDGYDGDGYKNYVYDEDGNYIFHADQATQYAGCADLYPSPDYDFAPSSDGLLKEQGTIRGKYTGWSTYVDLTYQVNDQFEVEVGARYTYDEKDFDINVKQPESWLGNYWAYGFSTDGWIKSNADWSDTQTRILGRYRPNDEALIYASYTEGFKAGGFASFGLADASGTAIGYDDDLYSNVKQSEGYQAVPFNPEVVDSYEIGYKDTLFDGTADISLTAFYYEYEDLQVVVSTDSGAASVENVGQSESFGLEGTITAPINDNFSIYMALSYLDSEATDIQKACNNTDACEGSSLFWAPEYSGAVVLNHRMAIDGGELKGSLEVFGESSRGGGWEGLKETEIDAQYEAAFRYGFFSDNGWNVGMYIENLTDEDGWDGQNNNGGILPAHFFGQKRPRTFGLNLGYEWE; translated from the coding sequence ATGGCTACATCCCTTACCCCTTCTGCTTTTGCACAAGAGCTAGAAGAAGTAATGGTAACAGCAACCAAGCGTTCAGAATCCGTACAAGACGTCCCCTTAGCCATTACCGCGTTCTCTGGTAACTTCACCAAAGACGTCAACATGGACGACGTAAAAGACTTAGTCTCTTTTACCCCAGGTGTAACCGGTAACAGCCAAGACAGCTTTATCGATGCCATCAGCATCCGTGGTATTCGTACCCAAGACTTTGGTATCGGTGGTGATCCATCAGCTGCCTTCTTTAAAAATGACTTATACGAAGGCCGTAACGGTTCTGCGGTAACGTCATTGTTTGATATGGAACGCTCTGAGATCCTACGTGGCCCACAAGGCTTCCTATTTGGCCGTAACTCTATAGGTGGCGCATTCAGCGTACACACGCAAAAAGCCCAAATCGGCGGCACTGATGGTTATGTTGATGTAGATCTTGGTGAAAACGAGCACCGCACTATCGAAGCTGCGCAAAACGTACCCGTTAATGACAACTTTGCTATGCGGTTTGCAGGCTATTACTCACATGAAGGCGGCGTGATAGAAAACCAATACCGTGGCGATAGCCGTAGCAAACGCTCAAATCCTAACAGCTCTCCTGATGCGGTTGCAGATTCTGCCTTTCTTGATTATGACGGCGACGATTTAATTTCACACGAGAAAGCAGCGCTACGCTTCTCAACCACATACGAAAAAGACCAATTAATGGTTCAAACTTTCGTAGAATACGAAACTCGTAAACAATCGGGCTCTGTATACCGTGCAGTACAAGAAGGCGATACCTGGGACAAGCTAACAGCGGCTATTCCTGAGCTAGACCCATTAAAAGGCGGTGAATTCGATCTGGATAGTGATTTAGGCCAAGGCGATGATGATGACGCAGACATCTTAACCTTAGGTTTGAAAATCGAATATGATTTTGATTTTGCCACCTTAACCTCTAACACCGGCTACAAAGATCACGATTACTACTACAACGAAGATTATGACGGCACACCTCTATACTTGAGCAACTACGGCCAAGATCAGGAAGGCGACTACTTCCAACAAGAATTCCGTTTAACGTCTAACACCGATGGTGCGCTGTCGTGGTATGCAGGTGCTTCTTACTATAAAGAAGAAATTGAAACCACTTTTCTGCTGAATAGCTCTGAAGACCATATGTGTCAGATCTATGGCTACTTATACTCTGGTTATGAATATGATGGCTACGACGGCGACGGCTATAAAAACTACGTCTACGACGAAGATGGCAACTACATATTCCATGCTGACCAAGCTACTCAGTATGCCGGCTGTGCAGACTTGTACCCAAGCCCTGATTATGACTTTGCGCCCTCCTCTGATGGCTTATTAAAAGAGCAGGGCACCATCCGCGGTAAATACACGGGCTGGTCGACTTATGTAGATTTAACTTATCAGGTTAATGATCAGTTTGAAGTTGAAGTGGGCGCACGTTACACCTATGACGAAAAAGACTTCGATATCAATGTCAAGCAACCAGAAAGCTGGTTAGGCAACTACTGGGCATACGGCTTCTCAACTGATGGCTGGATAAAAAGCAATGCTGATTGGTCAGACACGCAAACTCGCATACTAGGTCGCTACCGTCCAAATGATGAAGCGCTCATTTATGCCAGTTATACAGAAGGCTTTAAAGCCGGTGGCTTTGCCAGCTTTGGTTTGGCCGATGCCAGCGGAACAGCTATCGGTTACGATGATGACCTGTACTCAAACGTAAAACAATCTGAGGGCTATCAAGCAGTTCCGTTTAACCCTGAAGTTGTTGACTCTTACGAGATAGGCTATAAAGATACGCTCTTTGATGGCACTGCTGACATTAGCTTAACTGCCTTCTACTATGAGTATGAAGACCTACAGGTTGTTGTTTCTACCGATTCAGGTGCAGCCTCTGTTGAAAATGTCGGCCAATCAGAAAGCTTTGGCTTGGAAGGTACGATCACAGCACCTATCAATGACAACTTCAGCATCTATATGGCGTTATCATACTTAGACAGCGAAGCAACCGACATCCAAAAAGCCTGTAACAACACCGATGCATGTGAAGGTAGCAGCTTATTCTGGGCACCAGAATACTCTGGCGCGGTTGTGTTAAATCACAGAATGGCCATAGACGGCGGTGAACTAAAAGGTAGCCTGGAAGTCTTCGGTGAATCTTCACGTGGCGGCGGCTGGGAAGGCCTGAAAGAAACTGAAATTGATGCGCAGTACGAAGCTGCCTTCCGTTACGGCTTCTTCTCGGATAACGGCTGGAACGTTGGTATGTACATAGAAAACTTAACCGATGAAGATGGTTGGGATGGCCAAAACAACAATGGCGGTATTTTACCCGCTCATTTCTTTGGTCAAAAACGTCCACGTACTTTCGGTCTTAACTTAGGTTACGAGTGGGAGTAA
- a CDS encoding serine hydrolase domain-containing protein — MKIITECPTYTVSESLGINQSNWDHPEHLGLGQLHMEQLFKTVTLEPGKAQTLNRSAQTLDIDGLQLNDPLMPERKISGEQFLNRRLYNDALLVMQGTEVLHESYRNGMTADDRHVIHSCSKSLCSMVVAITIEQGLLQSSELISHYIPEFRQRPEWQGVTLQHVLDMQAGIAYSEDYSDPDAHYWHYARAAGYYPPLAGEHAIGAKAWIIDNLNSRSHAPGSSFVYNSCLANILGMALEAVHRKPLAAIFEQLLYQVAGTESAAYFNTDPMGFAIVEGQLNMRLQDFARCASIMLNQGKSLSNQQIIAPSFISETIAPDLHAKAIYQAVDSDTVFKLGQYKNQFWIVSPEQQQFAMLGIHGQFAWYDLRRELMIVGFGSYPRQDGPLMTQSLNTLWQAIAAQV; from the coding sequence ATGAAAATCATTACCGAGTGCCCCACCTATACTGTTAGCGAAAGCCTCGGTATTAACCAAAGCAACTGGGATCACCCCGAGCATTTGGGGCTAGGTCAGCTGCACATGGAACAGTTGTTTAAAACCGTCACTCTAGAACCCGGCAAGGCGCAGACCTTAAACCGGTCGGCACAAACCCTAGATATAGACGGCTTGCAACTTAACGACCCGCTCATGCCCGAGCGCAAGATTAGCGGCGAACAATTCCTCAATCGCCGACTATATAACGATGCCCTGCTAGTGATGCAGGGCACCGAAGTACTACACGAATCCTACCGTAACGGCATGACTGCGGATGACAGACACGTTATACATTCCTGCAGCAAATCGCTGTGCTCTATGGTCGTAGCCATCACCATAGAACAAGGGCTGCTGCAAAGCAGCGAATTAATTAGCCATTACATACCCGAGTTTCGCCAGCGCCCCGAATGGCAAGGGGTTACCTTACAGCATGTGCTAGATATGCAAGCAGGCATAGCCTACAGCGAAGATTACAGCGACCCCGATGCCCATTACTGGCACTACGCAAGGGCCGCAGGTTATTATCCACCTCTGGCGGGCGAGCATGCCATAGGGGCCAAAGCTTGGATTATCGACAACCTCAACAGCCGTAGTCACGCACCTGGCAGCAGCTTTGTTTACAACTCCTGCCTAGCTAACATTTTAGGCATGGCGCTAGAGGCGGTACATCGCAAACCACTAGCCGCAATTTTTGAACAACTGCTCTACCAAGTCGCTGGCACAGAATCCGCCGCCTACTTTAATACCGACCCTATGGGCTTTGCCATAGTCGAAGGACAGCTAAATATGCGCCTGCAAGACTTTGCCCGATGCGCTAGCATTATGCTCAACCAAGGTAAAAGCCTCAGCAATCAACAAATTATCGCACCATCATTCATCAGTGAAACGATTGCTCCCGACCTACACGCTAAGGCAATATACCAAGCTGTTGATTCAGATACAGTTTTTAAGCTAGGCCAGTATAAAAATCAATTCTGGATAGTCAGCCCTGAACAACAGCAATTTGCCATGCTGGGAATACACGGCCAATTTGCATGGTATGATCTACGGCGCGAGCTAATGATAGTCGGCTTTGGATCTTACCCTAGGCAGGATGGCCCTCTGATGACACAATCACTCAACACACTTTGGCAAGCCATTGCAGCCCAAGTGTAA
- a CDS encoding APC family permease produces MSSPQHTKTLGQKDLVLFTVSAILLLETLAAAASIGASSIFWWIFLCCIFLIPFALICAEMGCAYPEQGGIYAWIKKAFGGRWASRATWGYWVNTAVWMPAIFILFAGIFKQLFYPELSLNGQIMLGVALTWIAVGVNVMTLNIGKWVPNIGAVLKVIIFAIIIIGAFNYTQHQGMANPLTFDTLIPDLGSSLQYIPAIIYGMLGFELISASSDEMENPAKDVPRAIFMSAGIIITLYILGTIAVLAAIPADEINLVEGLMDTLYLFLGDSPIGQAAALVLGVAALYTFFSNGVTWSLGCNRAAAEAAQDGELPKVFGIVHPTRGTPVGAAILTGAVSTATLLLYGFISGSNEDLFWSLFAFSAVVFLLPYQGMLLSFVRMRKTDPDHPRPYKIPGGDLVAKLLAYLCMSVLGLTIVLFIYVPGEGVQWPVLIGVLFTLGLGEIIIRQAENHKFPQTTQTEAL; encoded by the coding sequence ATGAGCAGCCCCCAACACACTAAAACACTGGGCCAGAAAGACTTGGTCCTGTTTACCGTCTCAGCCATTTTATTGCTAGAAACCTTGGCTGCCGCGGCCTCTATAGGCGCATCGAGTATCTTCTGGTGGATTTTTCTCTGCTGCATCTTTTTGATCCCTTTCGCCTTGATTTGCGCCGAAATGGGCTGTGCTTACCCCGAACAGGGCGGTATTTATGCCTGGATTAAGAAAGCCTTTGGTGGCCGTTGGGCTTCCAGAGCTACCTGGGGCTATTGGGTCAACACCGCCGTGTGGATGCCCGCTATCTTTATCTTGTTTGCCGGCATCTTTAAGCAGCTGTTTTACCCTGAGTTATCCCTTAATGGCCAGATTATGCTAGGGGTGGCACTCACTTGGATAGCGGTAGGGGTTAATGTAATGACCCTTAATATTGGCAAATGGGTACCCAATATAGGTGCCGTGCTTAAAGTGATTATCTTTGCCATCATTATTATTGGCGCTTTTAACTACACTCAACATCAAGGTATGGCCAACCCGCTAACCTTTGACACGCTTATTCCCGACCTAGGCAGCAGCCTACAATATATACCCGCCATTATTTACGGCATGTTGGGTTTTGAGCTAATTAGCGCCAGCAGTGATGAAATGGAAAACCCCGCTAAAGATGTACCCCGTGCCATCTTTATGTCGGCGGGTATTATCATCACCCTTTATATACTGGGTACTATCGCGGTATTAGCCGCCATACCCGCTGATGAAATCAACTTGGTAGAAGGCCTAATGGATACGCTGTATCTATTCTTAGGTGACTCCCCAATAGGCCAAGCAGCTGCATTAGTTCTGGGTGTTGCCGCCTTATATACCTTCTTCTCTAATGGCGTTACCTGGTCATTGGGCTGTAATCGTGCCGCCGCTGAGGCAGCCCAAGATGGCGAACTACCCAAAGTGTTTGGCATAGTGCATCCAACCCGTGGCACCCCGGTAGGGGCGGCCATTTTAACTGGAGCAGTTAGTACTGCTACCTTACTGCTATACGGTTTTATCTCGGGCAGTAATGAAGACCTGTTCTGGTCGCTATTTGCCTTTAGCGCCGTCGTCTTCCTACTACCTTACCAAGGCATGCTGCTATCTTTTGTGCGTATGCGCAAAACCGACCCTGATCACCCCAGACCCTATAAAATTCCTGGTGGGGACCTAGTTGCCAAACTGTTGGCTTACTTATGCATGTCAGTTTTAGGCTTAACCATCGTCCTGTTTATTTACGTACCTGGTGAAGGCGTACAGTGGCCGGTATTAATAGGCGTTTTATTCACCCTAGGTTTAGGTGAAATCATCATACGCCAAGCGGAAAACCATAAATTCCCGCAAACAACACAAACCGAGGCCCTATAA
- a CDS encoding TonB-dependent receptor, with amino-acid sequence MKKFFKLSALSLAVASTSAYSAVLEEMIVTVQKREQTLQDIPVAVSAFNGDEMVNMGVGDIRGLVDLTPGFNGKTEDSFIDALAIRGIVTNDFGIGGDPSVAIFVDNVWAGRNGGVQMAFYDMARAEVVKGPQSTLFGRNAIAGGINVITNEPNELEEGAIAVTIDEHGYDADGMVNVPLTDDWFFRAAAYTKDADGWLENVQGGDDVGKSEILSTRFGLKYAGEDVEAVFRLGYEDREQDASVYWSADSGVPQDKINSDLLDGGHDKSEILTLQANVSWFINSDYSMTSVTAYKTYDFDYLEDYDSIPLQVNNYSQEQEVDYLSQEFRLVYEGEGNITWFAGISAYQEDIDATFGSTYNEDDLCARISQTDTEDFATPVTGCSDPVFEEYWFDPDPAEDIPQSDIITKTETNIDSIKATGWSVYGDLNLMFMDSRLGVTIGGRYTLDKKEMEIEFLDSGGALGNNFGFEFITPGPVKDDDEWSQFTPRLAVNFDVNDEISVYYNVAKGYKTGGYSTFGVDNDGVDNEGFAINARPVAFDPEETTNNEIGVKARLLDGSMQLNVTYFTYTYTDLQLVIFESGSSLVKNVGEAEADGVEVDMNWTPGENWQIRAAAAWLDTEITEEIEAGDGTKGNKLQIAPEFSGSWMTTYTVPVEGGEVHVTGTYIYQGEVFGGPGNFESAKIEEWEQIDLRLGYSSDDDWGVTLWVENITNEEYFERGWENRDTNNSGGYGLTNTLVWPNRPRTAGVTFDMRF; translated from the coding sequence ATGAAAAAATTCTTTAAACTTTCAGCTTTGAGCTTGGCCGTGGCTAGCACTTCAGCTTATTCCGCAGTTTTGGAAGAGATGATTGTAACCGTGCAAAAGCGTGAGCAAACCCTGCAGGATATCCCTGTAGCCGTTTCAGCGTTTAACGGTGATGAGATGGTCAACATGGGTGTTGGCGATATACGTGGCTTGGTAGATTTAACACCGGGCTTTAATGGTAAAACCGAAGATAGCTTTATTGATGCCTTGGCTATACGCGGCATCGTAACCAATGACTTCGGTATTGGTGGTGATCCATCGGTAGCCATATTTGTGGATAATGTGTGGGCCGGCCGTAACGGCGGTGTGCAGATGGCTTTTTATGATATGGCCCGTGCGGAGGTGGTTAAAGGCCCACAAAGCACATTGTTTGGTCGTAATGCGATTGCTGGCGGTATCAATGTTATTACTAACGAGCCCAACGAGTTAGAAGAAGGCGCAATAGCTGTAACCATAGATGAGCATGGTTATGATGCCGACGGCATGGTCAATGTGCCCTTAACGGATGACTGGTTTTTCCGTGCGGCAGCCTACACCAAAGATGCTGATGGTTGGCTGGAAAATGTTCAGGGTGGTGATGACGTAGGTAAAAGTGAAATTCTTTCTACCCGTTTCGGTTTGAAATATGCAGGTGAAGACGTTGAAGCGGTATTCCGTTTAGGTTATGAAGATAGAGAGCAGGATGCTTCGGTGTACTGGAGTGCCGATAGTGGCGTGCCTCAGGATAAAATCAACTCTGATTTGCTAGATGGCGGTCACGATAAGAGTGAAATTTTAACCTTACAAGCTAACGTTAGTTGGTTTATCAACTCTGATTACAGCATGACATCGGTTACGGCTTACAAAACCTATGACTTTGATTATCTGGAAGATTATGACTCCATTCCTTTGCAGGTTAATAACTACAGTCAGGAGCAAGAAGTCGATTACCTTAGCCAAGAGTTTCGTTTGGTGTACGAAGGTGAAGGTAACATAACGTGGTTTGCGGGTATCAGCGCCTATCAAGAAGATATAGACGCGACTTTTGGCTCTACCTATAACGAAGATGATTTATGCGCCCGTATTAGCCAAACCGATACTGAAGATTTCGCGACACCTGTGACAGGTTGTAGTGATCCTGTTTTTGAGGAATATTGGTTTGACCCAGATCCGGCTGAAGATATTCCTCAGTCAGACATTATCACTAAAACGGAAACCAACATCGATAGCATTAAAGCGACAGGTTGGTCTGTTTATGGTGATTTAAACCTGATGTTTATGGATAGCCGCTTAGGTGTCACCATAGGTGGCCGCTATACGCTTGATAAAAAAGAAATGGAAATTGAGTTTCTAGATTCAGGCGGCGCTTTGGGCAATAATTTTGGTTTTGAATTTATTACCCCAGGGCCGGTTAAAGATGATGATGAATGGAGCCAATTTACCCCGCGTCTAGCGGTAAATTTTGACGTTAATGATGAGATTTCAGTTTATTATAACGTAGCGAAAGGCTACAAAACCGGCGGTTACTCCACTTTTGGTGTTGATAATGACGGTGTTGATAATGAAGGGTTTGCTATAAACGCTAGGCCTGTAGCTTTCGACCCAGAAGAAACCACTAACAATGAAATAGGCGTTAAAGCTCGATTGTTAGATGGCAGCATGCAGTTAAATGTTACTTACTTTACCTATACCTATACTGATCTGCAGTTAGTGATATTTGAGAGTGGCTCGTCCTTGGTTAAAAACGTAGGTGAAGCCGAAGCCGATGGCGTAGAGGTAGACATGAACTGGACGCCAGGTGAGAACTGGCAAATTCGTGCTGCAGCCGCATGGTTAGATACCGAAATCACCGAAGAAATTGAAGCGGGTGATGGCACTAAAGGTAATAAACTGCAAATTGCCCCTGAGTTTTCAGGTTCTTGGATGACGACTTATACCGTACCTGTTGAGGGTGGTGAAGTGCATGTTACCGGCACCTATATCTATCAAGGTGAAGTATTTGGTGGCCCAGGTAACTTCGAGTCAGCAAAAATCGAAGAGTGGGAGCAAATTGATTTGCGCTTAGGCTACAGCAGTGATGATGACTGGGGTGTTACCCTGTGGGTAGAAAACATCACTAACGAAGAATACTTCGAACGTGGTTGGGAAAACCGTGACACGAATAACAGCGGTGGTTATGGTTTGACTAATACTCTAGTATGGCCAAACCGTCCTCGCACGGCTGGTGTAACTTTTGATATGAGGTTCTAA